Proteins co-encoded in one Oncorhynchus kisutch isolate 150728-3 linkage group LG1, Okis_V2, whole genome shotgun sequence genomic window:
- the LOC109888937 gene encoding protein FAM161A-like: MANAHRANVLVTSCLKTPVDPHTKAPLALYERQRTLPYSSVAGHIDNRDYEKELQYDDSRSDYGDGDAPGKGRSLMIKDYRVTGDHIDLREFYFSNEEYYRKLEELKRAHLRTMAELEGMYHKKLEPKGAPPSENVQGAQAHRSYSKISPMPVRRLRKAHSALELRRGSGLSDTSDKEGAVVNNVEKGLQSSPKEHIKNMWHDFKLSPRQRHPSTSSLQSLIGDHKKGIKGKDQKQGCKDVKHEPWKPRVTIPKPFHMTLRENQKGQKGVKTRSEIELENAALRKQLEELTECQHKFRASSVPVHVRLPPYEELHERDEARRAMHEREQQRLCSIQRPFSFLERERLKREQREEQLRNLQQISQERVRPFRAKPVPKAVYEAATGEQLKEEQLYRAIKMQMRAQELLHSASMPTSMLARHLSKREHAKDGARGDTAGSEDDNRAPYRPKINPVVPDFDASYRRFKKQLESRRDVKPLTTCEPFQLRTSQIPSHRERILAEIEKEQMSPRAKRWPYVSTAGLVHSHNSSLCSSLSGSLEQLPAKVTDASKKRQEAVRKVLEQRKKAEEEEERWSERQKQREKKLAKVVSKCAQANDAHVPLSQTNQFKLKQFRKQDFQRRKEYQEEMREIQERVKGRPLLLEQVAQMNAKHAAEKRYTDTLRGCGVSEDFVSGKVPKSQQPGGQESACWTTSSSDPKQSEKDETDTPAIYNMVFQDEYPEDYEDSFADQKREGEQEAEKDELKSKKEDEDEGHDEAGRGRADFGRYSDDADYSDADDHYSDASEHYLPLDDEKNKGSDILKRLESTQSSPGYRSGQHSRNSQKSERDRETQQ, from the exons ATGGCGAATGCCCATCGCGCCAACGTCCTGGTTACCTCCTGTTTGAAAACGCCGGTAGACCCACACACCAAGGCTCCGTTGGCGTTGTATGAAAGGCAGCGAACCCTTCCATATTCGTCAGTAGCTGGTCATATTGACAATCGAGACTACGAAAAAGAG CTGCAGTATGACGACTCGAGGTCTGACTACGGTGATGGGGATGCCCCCGGGAAGGGCAGATCCCTGATGATCAAAGACTACCGAGTGACGGGGGACCACATCGACCTGCGTGAGTTCTACTTCTCCAACGAGGAGTACTATCGTAAGCTGGAGGAGCTGAAGAGGGCCCACCTCCGCACCATGGCCGAGCTAGAGGGCATGTACCACAAGAAGCTGGAGCCCAAAGGTGCACCACCCTCGGAAAACGTGCAGGGGGCACAGGCACACAG ATCGTACTCGAAGATCAGCCCCATGCCCGTGAGGCGTCTGAGGAAGGCCCACTCGGCTCTGGAGCTGAGGAGGGGCTCTGGGCTATCGGACACATCTGACAAGGAAGGTGCTGTAGTCAACAACGTGGAGAAGGGTCTGCAGTCCTCCCCCAAAGAGCACATCAAGAACATGTGGCATGACTTCAAGCTGTCGCCTCGCCAGCGCCACCcatccacatcctccctccagaGCCTCATTGGGGACCACAAGAAAGGCATCAAGGGTAAGGACCAGAAGCAAGGGTGCAAAGATGTCAAACACGAGCCTTGGAAACCCAGAGTGACCATCCCCAAGCCATTCCACATGACGCTGCGGGAGAACCAGAAGGGCCAGAAAGGTGTGAAGACACGGTCAGAGATCGAGCTGGAGAACGCGGCCTTGCGGAAGCAGCTGGAGGAGCTGACAGAGTGCCAGCACAAATTCCGTGCAAGTTCCGTGCCCGTCCACGTCCGCCTGCCCCCATACGAGGAGCTCCACGAACGCGACGAGGCGCGGCGGGCCATGCACGAGCGGGAGCAGCAGCGTCTGTGCTCCATCCAGCGGCCCTTCAGTTTCCTGGAGCGTGAACGTCTcaagagggagcagagagaggagcagctcCGCAACCTCCAGCAAATCAGCCAGGAGAGAGTCCGACCATTCAGGGCCAAGCCCGTGCCCAAGGCCGTGTATGAGGCGGCTACGGGCGAGCAACTGAAGGAGGAGCAGCTGTACCGTGCCATCAAGATGCAGATGAGGGCACAGGAGCTACTCCACAGCGCCTCCATGCCAACCAGCATGCTGGCACGCCACCTTAGCAAAAGGGAGCATGCTAAGGATGGAGCCCGGGGGGACACCGCTGGATCCGAGGATGACAACAGGGCCCCTTACAGGCCTAAAATAAACCCGGTGGTGCCCGACTTCGATGCCAGCTACAGGAGGTTCAAGAAGCAGCTGGAGAGCCGGCGCGACGTGAAGCCTTTGACGACGTGCGAGCCGTTCCAGCTCCGGACGTCACAGATCCCCTCGCACCGCGAACGCATCCTGGCCGAGATCGAGAAGGAGCAGATGAGTCCCCGGGCCAAGCGCTGGCCTTACGTCAGCACAGCTGGGCTCGTCCACTCACACAACTCTAGcctctgctcctccctctcaGGCAGTCTGGAACAGCTGCCTGCCAAAGTCACCGATGCCAGCAAAAAACGCCAAGAGGCTGTAAG AAAGGTGCTTGAGCAGAGAAAGaaggcagaggaagaggaggagagatggagtgagagacagaagcagagagagaagaagctTGCAAAGGTGGTCTCGAAGTGCGCCCAAGCCAATGATGCCCACGTGCCCCTCTCCCAGACCAACCAGTTCAAGCTCAAGCAGTTCAG AAAGCAGGACTTTCAGCGGAGGAAGGAGTaccaggaggagatgagggaaatccaggagagagtgaaggggaggcCTCTGCTGTTGGAGCAGGTTGCACAG ATGAATGCCAAACACGCTGCAGAGAAGCGCTACACAGACACCCTGCGAGGCTGTGGAGTGAGTGAGGACTTTGTCAGTGGCAAGGTGCCCAAGTCCCAGCAGCCAGGTGGCCAAGAATCTGCATGCTGGACCACCTCCTCCAGTGACCCAAAACAAAG TGAAAAGGACGAGACAGACACACCGGCTATTTACAACATGGTCTTCCAGGATGAATACCCAGAAGATTATGAAGACAGCTTTGCTGACCAAAAACGGGAAGGAGAGCAGGAGGCTGAGAAAGATGAATTGAAGTCCAAAAAAGAAGATGAGGATGAAGGCCATGACGAAGCAGGGCGGGGGAGGGCGGATTTTGGGCGTTATTCAGATGATGCCGATTACTCAGATGCCGATGACCATTACTCAGATGCCAGTGAGCATTACTTGCCCCTGGACGATGAAAAGAATAAAGGGAGTGACATCCTCAAAAGGCTCGAGAGTACCCAGAGCAGCCCAGGCTATAGAAGCGGCCAGCACAGCCGAAACAGTCAGAAGTCAGAGAGGGATAGGGAAACGCAGCAATAG
- the cct4 gene encoding T-complex protein 1 subunit delta isoform X1, with product MPEAMAGPKMPSGGMKNKGRGAYVDRDKPAQIRFSNISAGKAVAECIRTSLGPKGMDKMIQDGKGDVTITNDGATILKQMQVLHPAAKMMVELSKAQDIEAGDGTTSVVVIAGALLDACAKLLQKGIHPTTISESFQKAVDKGVEVLTGMSQPVLLSDRETLLNSATTSLCSKVVSQYSSLLAPMSVDAVMRVIDPATATGVDLHDIHIVKKLGGTIDDCELVDGLVLTQKVVNSSVSRVEKAKIALIQFCLSPPKTDMDNQIVVSDYAQMDRVLREERAYILNLVKQIKKAGCNVLLIQKSILRDALSDLALHFLNKMKIMVVKEIEREDIEFICKTIGTKPIAHIDQFLPEMMGTAELAEEVSLDGSGKLVKITGCTNPGKTVSIVVRGSNKLVIEEAERSIHDALCVIRCLVKKRALIAGGGAPEIELALRLAEYSRTLPGMEAYCVRAYADALEVVPSTLAENAGLNPISTVTELRNRHAQGEKTAGINVRKGGISNILEELVVQPLLVSVSALTLATETVRSILKIDDVVNTR from the exons CTGTTGCTGAATGCATCAGAACCAGCCTTGGCCCTAAGGGCATGGACAAAATG ATTCAGGATGGGAAGGGTGATGTGACCATCACCAACGACGGGGCCACCATCCTGAAACAAATGCAGGTGCTGCACCCTGCAGCCAAGATG ATGGTGGAGCTGTCCAAAGCCCAGGATATTGAGGCTGGCGACGGCACAACTTCAGTGGTGGTGATTGCTGGTGCCCTGCTTGATGCATGCGCCAAGTTGCTTCAGAAGG gAATCCATCCCACCACAATCTCTGAGTCGTTCCAGAAGGCGGTGGATAAGGGCGTGGAGGTGCTCACAGGCATGAGCCAGCCGGTGCTCCTGAGTGACCGTGAGACACTGCTGAACAGCGCCACCACCTCTCTGTGCTCCAAGGTGGTGTCGCAGTACTCCAGCCTGCTAGCGCCCATGAGCGTGGACGCCGTGATGCGCGTCATCGATCCGGCCACTGCCACCGGTGTGGACCTGCATGATATCCACATTGTCAAGAAgctggg TGGGACCATTGATGACTGTGAGCTGGTGGATGGCTTAGTGTTGACCCAGAAGGTGGTCAACTCCAGCGTGTCCCGTGTGGAGAAGGCCAAGATCGCCCTCATCCAGTTCTGCTTGTCCCCGCCCAAAACCGAC ATGGACAACCAGATAGTAGTGTCAGACTATGCCCAGATGGACCGCGTGCTGCGCGAGGAGCGCGCCTACATCCTCAACCTCGTCAAACAGATCAAGAAGGCGGGCTGCAACGTCCTGCTCATCCAGAAGTCCATCCTCAG AGATGCTTTGAGCGATCTGGCCCTCCACTTCCTGAATAAGATGAAGATCATGGTGGTCAAGGAGATCGAGAGGGAGGACATTGAGTTCATCTGcaag ACTATCGGCACCAAGCCCATCGCCCACATTGATCAGTTCCTTCCTGAGATGATGGGCACCGCCGAGCTGGCAGAGGAGGTCAGCTTGGATGGCTCTGGCAAGCTAGTCAAG ATCACAGGCTGCACCAACCCCGGTAAGACGGTGAGCATCGTGGTGCGCGGCTCCAACAAGCTGGTGATCGAGGAGGCGGAGCGCTCCATCCACGACGCTCTGTGTGTCATCCGCTGCCTGGTGAAGAAGAG gGCTCTGATCGCCGGTGGCGGCGCCCCTGAGATCGAGTTGGCCTTGCGTCTGGCTGAGTACTCCCGCACGCTGCCAGGCATGGAAGCGTACTGCGTGAGGGCCTACGCAGACGCTCTGGAGGTTGTTCCGTCCACACTGGCCGAGAACGCTGGCCTCAACCCAATCTCCACTGTCACAGAGCTCCGCAATAGGCACGCCCAAGGCGAGAAGACTGCCGGGATCAATGTCCGCAAG GGCGGTATCTCCAACATTCTAGAGGAGCTGGTGGTGCAGCCTCTGCTGGTGTCTGTCAGCGCTCTGACCCTCGCCACCGAGACGGTCCGCAGCATCCTTAAAATTGATGACGTG GTGAACACCCGATAA
- the cct4 gene encoding T-complex protein 1 subunit delta isoform X2, whose protein sequence is MDATAGSIWAGPPLATTVAECIRTSLGPKGMDKMIQDGKGDVTITNDGATILKQMQVLHPAAKMMVELSKAQDIEAGDGTTSVVVIAGALLDACAKLLQKGIHPTTISESFQKAVDKGVEVLTGMSQPVLLSDRETLLNSATTSLCSKVVSQYSSLLAPMSVDAVMRVIDPATATGVDLHDIHIVKKLGGTIDDCELVDGLVLTQKVVNSSVSRVEKAKIALIQFCLSPPKTDMDNQIVVSDYAQMDRVLREERAYILNLVKQIKKAGCNVLLIQKSILRDALSDLALHFLNKMKIMVVKEIEREDIEFICKTIGTKPIAHIDQFLPEMMGTAELAEEVSLDGSGKLVKITGCTNPGKTVSIVVRGSNKLVIEEAERSIHDALCVIRCLVKKRALIAGGGAPEIELALRLAEYSRTLPGMEAYCVRAYADALEVVPSTLAENAGLNPISTVTELRNRHAQGEKTAGINVRKGGISNILEELVVQPLLVSVSALTLATETVRSILKIDDVVNTR, encoded by the exons CTGTTGCTGAATGCATCAGAACCAGCCTTGGCCCTAAGGGCATGGACAAAATG ATTCAGGATGGGAAGGGTGATGTGACCATCACCAACGACGGGGCCACCATCCTGAAACAAATGCAGGTGCTGCACCCTGCAGCCAAGATG ATGGTGGAGCTGTCCAAAGCCCAGGATATTGAGGCTGGCGACGGCACAACTTCAGTGGTGGTGATTGCTGGTGCCCTGCTTGATGCATGCGCCAAGTTGCTTCAGAAGG gAATCCATCCCACCACAATCTCTGAGTCGTTCCAGAAGGCGGTGGATAAGGGCGTGGAGGTGCTCACAGGCATGAGCCAGCCGGTGCTCCTGAGTGACCGTGAGACACTGCTGAACAGCGCCACCACCTCTCTGTGCTCCAAGGTGGTGTCGCAGTACTCCAGCCTGCTAGCGCCCATGAGCGTGGACGCCGTGATGCGCGTCATCGATCCGGCCACTGCCACCGGTGTGGACCTGCATGATATCCACATTGTCAAGAAgctggg TGGGACCATTGATGACTGTGAGCTGGTGGATGGCTTAGTGTTGACCCAGAAGGTGGTCAACTCCAGCGTGTCCCGTGTGGAGAAGGCCAAGATCGCCCTCATCCAGTTCTGCTTGTCCCCGCCCAAAACCGAC ATGGACAACCAGATAGTAGTGTCAGACTATGCCCAGATGGACCGCGTGCTGCGCGAGGAGCGCGCCTACATCCTCAACCTCGTCAAACAGATCAAGAAGGCGGGCTGCAACGTCCTGCTCATCCAGAAGTCCATCCTCAG AGATGCTTTGAGCGATCTGGCCCTCCACTTCCTGAATAAGATGAAGATCATGGTGGTCAAGGAGATCGAGAGGGAGGACATTGAGTTCATCTGcaag ACTATCGGCACCAAGCCCATCGCCCACATTGATCAGTTCCTTCCTGAGATGATGGGCACCGCCGAGCTGGCAGAGGAGGTCAGCTTGGATGGCTCTGGCAAGCTAGTCAAG ATCACAGGCTGCACCAACCCCGGTAAGACGGTGAGCATCGTGGTGCGCGGCTCCAACAAGCTGGTGATCGAGGAGGCGGAGCGCTCCATCCACGACGCTCTGTGTGTCATCCGCTGCCTGGTGAAGAAGAG gGCTCTGATCGCCGGTGGCGGCGCCCCTGAGATCGAGTTGGCCTTGCGTCTGGCTGAGTACTCCCGCACGCTGCCAGGCATGGAAGCGTACTGCGTGAGGGCCTACGCAGACGCTCTGGAGGTTGTTCCGTCCACACTGGCCGAGAACGCTGGCCTCAACCCAATCTCCACTGTCACAGAGCTCCGCAATAGGCACGCCCAAGGCGAGAAGACTGCCGGGATCAATGTCCGCAAG GGCGGTATCTCCAACATTCTAGAGGAGCTGGTGGTGCAGCCTCTGCTGGTGTCTGTCAGCGCTCTGACCCTCGCCACCGAGACGGTCCGCAGCATCCTTAAAATTGATGACGTG GTGAACACCCGATAA